The following are encoded in a window of Limibacter armeniacum genomic DNA:
- a CDS encoding Glu/Leu/Phe/Val dehydrogenase dimerization domain-containing protein encodes MKALIKKFEDKAPEVVFEWNDRETEAKGWVVINSLRGGAAGGGTRMRPGLDKREVESLAKTMEVKFTVSGPAIGGAKSGIDFDPKDPRKEAVLKRWYKAVIPLLKNYYGTGGDMNVDEIEEVIPITEEYGLWHPQEGIVNGHFNPNERNKINKIGQLRTGVSKVVEDPEFTPDGQKQYTIADLITGYGVAEAVKHYYNLWGGELKGKRVIVQGWGNVASAAALYLAKDGVKLVGVIDREGGLLSEEGLGLQEVKTLFANKNGNQLNTENMLSFDEVNERIWDMPADIFIPAAGSRLVTPEQVQRMSKAGVEVISCGANVPFKDQAIFYGPTYELADSTMAVIPDFIANAGMARVFAYLMGQDVALTDEAVFTDVSKTILEGLEQTRKHCKDNKNLASVSLKQAIGKLL; translated from the coding sequence AAATTTGAGGACAAAGCTCCTGAAGTAGTATTTGAATGGAATGACCGTGAAACAGAGGCCAAAGGCTGGGTAGTAATCAACTCTCTACGTGGAGGTGCTGCTGGTGGAGGTACACGTATGCGCCCAGGGCTAGACAAAAGGGAAGTAGAGTCTCTAGCAAAAACAATGGAGGTGAAATTCACAGTGTCTGGTCCTGCAATTGGTGGTGCCAAATCAGGAATTGACTTTGACCCGAAAGACCCTCGTAAAGAAGCGGTTTTGAAGAGGTGGTATAAGGCCGTTATTCCATTATTGAAAAACTATTATGGAACAGGGGGCGATATGAATGTGGATGAGATAGAAGAAGTAATTCCTATTACAGAAGAGTATGGGTTATGGCATCCGCAAGAGGGTATTGTCAATGGTCATTTCAATCCAAATGAGCGTAACAAGATCAATAAGATTGGTCAACTGAGGACAGGTGTTTCTAAAGTGGTAGAAGATCCTGAGTTTACTCCGGATGGTCAAAAACAATATACCATAGCAGACCTGATAACAGGTTATGGTGTGGCTGAAGCAGTGAAGCATTACTATAACCTTTGGGGTGGGGAACTGAAAGGAAAAAGGGTAATAGTACAAGGTTGGGGCAATGTAGCATCAGCAGCAGCGCTTTACTTGGCAAAGGATGGAGTGAAGTTGGTAGGTGTGATCGACCGTGAAGGTGGCTTACTTAGTGAAGAAGGTTTAGGTTTACAGGAAGTGAAGACACTTTTTGCAAATAAGAATGGAAACCAACTGAATACAGAAAATATGCTGTCATTCGATGAGGTGAATGAACGTATCTGGGATATGCCGGCTGATATTTTTATTCCGGCAGCTGGTTCAAGGTTGGTTACACCAGAACAGGTTCAACGAATGAGTAAAGCAGGAGTGGAGGTGATCTCTTGTGGAGCCAATGTTCCTTTCAAGGACCAGGCGATTTTCTATGGACCAACATATGAGTTGGCAGATAGTACAATGGCTGTTATCCCAGACTTTATTGCCAATGCTGGTATGGCCAGAGTATTTGCTTACCTAATGGGACAAGATGTAGCCTTGACTGATGAAGCGGTATTTACAGATGTTTCCAAGACAATCCTTGAAGGACTTGAGCAAACACGAAAGCATTGTAAGGATAATAAGAACTTGGCAAGTGTTTCTCTAAAGCAAGCAATCGGTAAATTGCTATAA